A segment of the Sanyastnella coralliicola genome:
TGAAAAACTACCACAGCAGGGAAAAGTTGTAGCACTCCTGAGAACCTTTAAGGGGAAATCATTTGTGACTCAACATGTAGACAAGATGAGTTTAACCTTAGCGGGTATTCCAGGTGACCGTCACTCGGGATTCCATAAAAGCGCTGGGGTGCGTGAACAGAACCTCTACAAGAAAGGAACTCCTGTGGCTAACCATCGCCAGTGGTCTGCACTCAGTGTGGAGGAATTGCGAGAAATCGCTAAAGCCATGGAGCTGGAGCAACTAGAGCCTTCTCACCTTGGAGCGAACATGCTTTTCGAGGGTATTCCAAACCTTACCAAACTTCCTCCCTTTACCCGCATTCGAATAGGCAAGAACCCATACGTTGCTACGCTCGTGGTTTATGAAGAGAACCTGCCATGTAAGTTCCCTCAAGAGATGATGGAGCAAGCGGGAGTTGACATCAATGGAAAGGCCTTCACCGCAGCAGCCAAAGGCAAGCGAGGCTTAGTTGGCTGGGTAGAAAAAGGCGCCCGTATTCATGTGGGTGATCCAGTACAGGTATTGGTTCCCGTGTGGGCCAAGAATCTCGACCTATAATTATCGGAAGACTTTCAGTCGTTCCGTTTGATTTCCGCTCGACACTTGCACAACGTACATTCCTGATGCTAGATCGTCAAGTCGCACGCGCTGATCAACATTCGTCTGATCAATGACAAGTTGGCCATTTGCAGCATATACCTGAAGATGAATCGTTGAGGTGTTTCCGCTAATAATTATTTCGCCTGCGGCGGAATAGCTCAGTTGTATAGAGCTGGTTAACTCCTGCACACTCACAATGTCACACTGTTCGACTTCAACCACAATACTAGCAGAAACCGGACAACCATCTAGCTCTGCCGTAAAAAGAACTTCGTAGGTTCCAGGCTCCGTGAATGTGAATATGGGAGTCTCTTCCATGCTTGTTCCTAGTCCAGCGAAATCCCAGAGAATATTGGTGAGTATTCCGTCACTCTCGTAGCTGAAGGGGATTTGGTTCCCAGCGCAGAAGGAGTTGGTCGTTGGATTTGGTTCCGCCGTTAAGGCGATATCATTATCTGGAATTACTTCTACATTGAAACCCAAAGCATAAGTGCAGGCATCAAAATCACCAAAGGATGCGGTCTGAACCCAAACGCCATCTGGAGCGGTGAAGCTGCTTGTTCCTGCTGGCATCGCGACACTTGCGTAAACCCAATTAGAGTTGCCTGGAATAGGCGAGAACGAAACCATATTTCCATTAAGGTTAACGCCACTTTCTGTTCCGGCTAAAGCAACGAAGTTGATGCTATAGTCGCTGAAGAACTGTGTAATCGGTCCTACGAGGTCACTGTTCAATAAAGACTGACCGGTCGACTGGTTTTTCAGAGGATTGAGAATGGCGAATGAAGGTCCGGCGTCGGTGGCATTGCAATCGCTACTTCGGTTGAAATGTCCGATGAACACCCCTTTGGTTGCTTTCAAAATCTCCGGTGTGTTCAACGAATAATTGAAGGTTTCACCTGCATTCAGCGTGACAATGTCGTCACATGAAAGGTAGATGTCAGTGTCATCTTCAGTTGCAAGAACCTTATACTCACAGGTACCTTGACTCAAGTAAGGAATGAGAGGGAATTCGAGTCCCGTAAAACTCAAAGGAGGCATTTGTTCCCAAAGGTGGCTGTCTTCACCCGTACAACCAACAGCCGCTTGTTGGGCTCCAGTGAATACGGCAATCTTCTCTCCTCCAATTGCGGTGACCGTCGTTCCTGTTAGGTCTCCCGTAGCTTTGATTTGGTATGACTGCCCTTCGTCCATGGTGATGGTGAAAGGTGTACCTCCCGGAAACAACTCCGTCGTCAGCGTACTTGGAATGATTTCAATTTCAGTTTGGTCTTCGGTCGCTACAATCGTCATGGCGCTGAACGATCCGCCATTCTGATCTACGCCTGCGAGTACCAAGTAATCGCTTCCCAGTAAGTCTTCACTAATTAGTCTTGAACCGTCGCTGAAGTAAGTTCGATAATGTATCCCTGATACATTAACTGGAATATCTGTCTCGATCAGAATACCCTTGTTCGTAATCACCTGGGAGTTTTCATTGTACCAGATGGCTTCAGGTAAAATCACTTCCAGCGCACCTCCCGAACCTTCAAACGGCACGGTCAGACCGGTTTGAGGAACAGTCATCGTTCCCGTGACAGGGCCGTCGCTGTATACCCAAAATCCAAAGGTTGGTTCTCCGTTGAACTGTAGGGTGATGTTCTCCATATAAGCCATCCAGAAACGGGTGCCCTCTGAGTTGAGTTGCGCCGTGGCTTGAACTGTGAAGAAAAGGAGAAGTGTAAGTGCCGAGAGATGAGTGCGTTTAAGCATAGTTCAGATGTTTGCATAAAGAACTAACATCTCTGAGAGAAGTTCATTAATACTCACTGCAAATCTTGGATTCTGACCTACCTTTGCGGCACATGACAAAGCATCGAATCTTTACCCCTCAGTTCTGGGTACTTTGTAGCAGTACGGTTTTCTTCATGTGTAGCTTTTCGATGCTTCTTCCAGAGCTTCCAGGTTATTTGAAAACCCTTGGTGGTGAAGAGTATATCGGTTGGATCGTTGGTCTGTTCACCTTAAATGCTTTTTTCTCGCGATTTGTTAGTGGACGAATGGCGGATGACGCCGGCCGGATGAAAGTAATTTACATCGGAACCGCCGTCACGGTAGTTGCAAGCTTTGCATACCTCGGAGTATGGTCTGTATGGGCCTTCTTAGCGCTAAGATTCTTCCACGGTTTAAGTACGGGGTTTCGTCCAACTGGAACCACCGCCTACTTATCCGATGTCATCCATATTTCGAGGAGGGGAGAGGCCATGGGGCTGCTCGGCGTAGCCGGGAATGCTGGAATGGCACTAGGACCAGCCATTGGTAGTGTAGTGCGTGTACATTACGGTTATGATGCCATGTTTATCGCTTCTGGGCTCCTAGGTGTTGTGGCATTAATCTTAACCACACGATTGAAGGAATCGCTACCTGATCCGAAACCGATTCAGTTGCGCCATTTCAATCTCTTCAAAGGACAACTTTTCGATTTTTCAAGCTGGCCTGCAGCGGTGGTGTTGCTTCCTCCGGCCTTCGCGTTCGGAGTGTTTTTGACGGTGTCTCCAGACTTCGTGGGAGATCTAGGTTACACGTATCGAGGGGCTTTTAATACCACCATTGTGATCAGCTCCATCGCTACGCGCTTCTTTGCCGGAAAGGCGAGCGATAAGCATGGCCGTATACCGCTCTTGATAATTGGTGCGGTGTTACTAGCTATTGGAATGGGCGTGATTAGTATTGCGAAAGATCCACTAGTAGCCAGTATCGGAGGTGTGATCTATGGAGTCAGTATTGGAATTAACATGCCAACGATCTTCGCATGGACCGTTGACTTTGCC
Coding sequences within it:
- a CDS encoding MOSC domain-containing protein is translated as MSLTLAGIPGDRHSGFHKSAGVREQNLYKKGTPVANHRQWSALSVEELREIAKAMELEQLEPSHLGANMLFEGIPNLTKLPPFTRIRIGKNPYVATLVVYEENLPCKFPQEMMEQAGVDINGKAFTAAAKGKRGLVGWVEKGARIHVGDPVQVLVPVWAKNLDL
- a CDS encoding T9SS type A sorting domain-containing protein, with the translated sequence MLKRTHLSALTLLLFFTVQATAQLNSEGTRFWMAYMENITLQFNGEPTFGFWVYSDGPVTGTMTVPQTGLTVPFEGSGGALEVILPEAIWYNENSQVITNKGILIETDIPVNVSGIHYRTYFSDGSRLISEDLLGSDYLVLAGVDQNGGSFSAMTIVATEDQTEIEIIPSTLTTELFPGGTPFTITMDEGQSYQIKATGDLTGTTVTAIGGEKIAVFTGAQQAAVGCTGEDSHLWEQMPPLSFTGLEFPLIPYLSQGTCEYKVLATEDDTDIYLSCDDIVTLNAGETFNYSLNTPEILKATKGVFIGHFNRSSDCNATDAGPSFAILNPLKNQSTGQSLLNSDLVGPITQFFSDYSINFVALAGTESGVNLNGNMVSFSPIPGNSNWVYASVAMPAGTSSFTAPDGVWVQTASFGDFDACTYALGFNVEVIPDNDIALTAEPNPTTNSFCAGNQIPFSYESDGILTNILWDFAGLGTSMEETPIFTFTEPGTYEVLFTAELDGCPVSASIVVEVEQCDIVSVQELTSSIQLSYSAAGEIIISGNTSTIHLQVYAANGQLVIDQTNVDQRVRLDDLASGMYVVQVSSGNQTERLKVFR
- a CDS encoding MFS transporter — encoded protein: MTKHRIFTPQFWVLCSSTVFFMCSFSMLLPELPGYLKTLGGEEYIGWIVGLFTLNAFFSRFVSGRMADDAGRMKVIYIGTAVTVVASFAYLGVWSVWAFLALRFFHGLSTGFRPTGTTAYLSDVIHISRRGEAMGLLGVAGNAGMALGPAIGSVVRVHYGYDAMFIASGLLGVVALILTTRLKESLPDPKPIQLRHFNLFKGQLFDFSSWPAAVVLLPPAFAFGVFLTVSPDFVGDLGYTYRGAFNTTIVISSIATRFFAGKASDKHGRIPLLIIGAVLLAIGMGVISIAKDPLVASIGGVIYGVSIGINMPTIFAWTVDFAKPGKTAMALGTMLMSLEVGIGAGAFISGAMYQGDVSIIPMTYQLSALLSVLGVVVLLFMKPRFHKPFVSE